CGCAGGAATTGTAACCAGTGATGGCAGAAAGCTGTATCTGCGTCGTGATAATGGCTTGGTGAAAGACGTTTTCAATGAACGTCACATGGCGATGCTGCAAGGTAAAATGGGGATAGGGCACGTGCGTTACCCAACGGCGGGGTCTTCGTCGTCAGCAGAAGCCCAGCCGTTTTACGTGAACAGCCCTTACGGTATTTCGTTGGCGCACAATGGCAACTTGACCAATGCGCATGTGCTGAAAAAAGAGCTTTACCGTCAGGATCGCCGCCAGATCAACACCGAATCCGATTCTGAAATTTTGTTGAATGTGTTTGCACAGGAATTGCTTAGCCAAGATGCCTTGCGGGTAATGCCGGAAGATATTTTTGCAGCAGTGGCAGGTGTGCATCGGCGTTGCAAAGGCGCGTATGCAGTGGTGGCGATGTTGACCCGTGATGGTTTGGTGGGTTTCCGTGACCCGAATGGGATTCGCCCTTTGGTGTACGGGATGCGCGAAACGCCATTGGGCAAAGAGTTTATGCTGGCTTCCGAAAGCGTGGCCTTGGATGTGCAAGGCTACCGTTTGGTGCGTGATATTGAGCCGGGTGAAGCCATTTTTATTCGCCCTGATGGTCAGGTGTTTACGCGCCAATGTGCGCAGAATCCCAGCTATAACACCTGCATTTTTGAGTACGTGTATTTTGCCCGCCCCGATTCCATCATTGACAATGTGTTTGTGCATAAAGCGCGGATGCGCATGGGGCGCAAAATGGCGGAACAGGTGATGCGTGAATGGCCGGATAATGACATCGATGTGATCATTCCGATTCCTGATACCAGCCGTACTTCGGCGTTGGAAATGGCGTATACCCTCGGCGTGCCGTACCGCGAAGGGTTTATCAAGAACCGTTACATTGGGCGCACCTTTATTATGCCGGGGCAGGCGCAGCGTAAAAAATCGGTACGCCAAAAGCTCAATTCGCTGGCGCTGGAGTTCAAGGGTAAAAATGTCATGCTGGTGGATGATTCCATTGTGCGCGGCACCACGTCTCAAGAAATTGTGCAAATGGCACGCGATGCCGGGGCGCGAAAAGTGTATTTTGCTTCTGCCTCACCGCCGATCAAGTTCCCGAATATTTACGGCATTGATATGCCAGCGGCGAAGGAACTTATTGCGCACGGGCGTACCGAAGAGGAAGTGGCGCGAGCCATCGGCGTGGATCGCTTGGTGTATTTGTCACTGGAAGACTTGATTGCGGCAGTGAGTAAGGGCAACCCGCGCTTGAAGGCTTTCGACTGCTCGGTATTCACCGGGCATTATGCCACCGGCGAAAACGGTGACTATTTTGCTGAATTAGAGGCTTTACGGAATGATGAACAACAAACCAAACGCGAAAAAAATATGGCTGCCATTGATATTTGCAACAGTGATTAACAGCGGGGCATTGATGGCTGAGTCAGAAGTGACGCCTTTAAGTTTGCCGCCACCATTGCCCGCGCCCGCAGCAGCGGTGGTAACACCCGCCGGTGATGAGCGTTTCACTGCGCTGCTCACGAAGTTGGCACAGGATTTTCCCGGCTATTCCACTGCGCGGGTATTGGTGGTGGATGCTACCGCCCAGACACTGATCTTGGTGGAAAACGGGCAGGCGGTGAATGAATGGGTGATTTCCACCGCCACCAGTGGCTTAGGCAGTGCCAAAGGTAGCCAGCAAACCCCTTTAGGTGTACACCGCGTGGCACAAAAGTTGGGCGATGGTGCGCCGTTGGGGGCAATCTTCAAAGCGCGGCAAAATACCGGGCGCATTGCACAAATTCTGACGGGTGCGGATGAGCGCAGCACCGCTGATAATGTTACCACCCGCATTCTGTGGTTGGATGGCTTGGAGCCGGGTGTCAATAAAGGCGGCGAGGTGGATTCGTATGAGCGTTACATTTACATTCACGGCACTGACGAAGAAGGCAGGCTGGGTAATCCCGCTTCGCACGGCTGCATTCGGATGCGCAATGCGGATGTGATCGACCTGTTCAACCGCGTGAACGAAGACACCTTGGTGGTAATTACGCAAAAACGTGAGGGTTAAACTTTGAACCATACTGAGTGGGAATTTGAAACACTGGCGGTACGTGCCGGGCATGTACGCACCAATGAAGGCGAGCATTCGGAAGCGATTTTTCCCACTTCCAGCTTTGTGTTCAGCAGTGCGTCGGAAGCGGCAGCGCGGTTTAACGGGACTGAGCCGGGTAACATTTATGCACGTTTCACCAATCCGACGGTGCGTTATTTTCAGGAGCGGCTGGCGGCGTTAGAGGGCGGGGAGAGTTGTGTGGCTACCGCGTCCGGTATGTCGGCGATTTTGGCAGTGATGCTGGGTTTGCTGAAAGCGGGGGATCACGTGGTGTGTTCGCGTGCGGTGTTTGGCACGACCACGCTGTTGCTGCAAAATATTATTGGTAAATTCGGGGTGGCATTTAGCTTTGTCGAGTTGACGGATATGGCGGCTTGGGAAGCGGCGTTGCAGCCGAATACGCGCTTATTGTTCGTGGAAACGCCTGCCAATCCGTTGACGGAAATTGTGGATATTCGTGAATTAGCGGATTTGGCACACCGTCACGGTAGCTTGCTGGTAGTCGACAATTGTTTCTGCACCCCGGCTTTGCAACGCCCGTTGGCATTAGGGGCGGATATTGTGGTGCATTCCGCCACCAAATATTTGGATGGGCAAGGACGGGCGCTAGGTGGTGCAGTAGTCGGTGATAAGGAGCGCGTCGGTAAGGATGTCTACGGTGTGTTGCGCAATGGCGGCATGACCATGAGTCCGTTTAATGCGTGGATTTTCCTCAAGGGGTTGGAAACGCTGTCGCTGCGGATGAAAGCGCACTGCGAGAATGCCATGCAGTTGGCGCAATGGTTGGAAGCACACCCGGCGATTGAGCGGGTACATTATCCGGGTCTGGTATCGCACCCCCAGCACGCACTGGCGCAACAGCAGCAAAGCGGTTTCGGCGGTATCGTGTCTTTTATCGTGAAAGGCGGGCAGGCAGCCGCTTGGCAAGTGGTGGATGCCACCCAAATGCTCTCCATTACCGCGAATTTGGGGGATGCGAAAACCACGATTACGCACCCTGCGACCACGACGCATGGGCGCTTAACCCCGGAGCAAAAAGCGCACGCGGGGATTGCTGCCGGTTTATTGCGGGTGTCAGTGGGTTTGGAGAGTGTGCGGGATATTCAGCGCGATTTGGCACAGGGGCTGGATGCGCTCTGAGGTAAGCGGAAGGCAGGCAGCTCGAATTCCTGCCTGACTTCGTTTAATTCTAAAAAAGTTTCTAATTCTTCAGGAATCAAGGCAAAGCGATAGCCGTCATCGCCGGGATAAGGTTCGGTATGGTCGCATTTGCCTTCGACAATTGCGCCGGGTATTTCGACGAAGGCTTGGCATTCCCGCTCAGGGTCATTTTCCAGAAAATGCTGGCAAAAGGCGCATACAGGAGGGAGTAGGCAGCTCATGAGAGAAATCCTTAAAATGTGATAGAAGAGCCATTGACAGTATAATGCAAAACGCTTGCCAAGCCACGTGGTTCCACGCCTGCACGTTTGATAAGTATTTGATCTTGATCGGGTAATAAGCTGCAAACTTGATCGCAGGCAGAGCAGTTAGATGGCACTAATCACATTTAATCGGCCGTTTATCGTTGTTGTAAAATTTACAATAACTTTAATGTCACCCAGACACTCAAAAGTGAGCGAGCCAGCATGAAAGCTCTGAATAGGTGTTCCTTGATCGGGTAGCAATATCTGGAGTATAGACATGGAAAAGCCGACATTACCGGTCAAAATTCTGTAACTCAGGCGGCGGTGTGGTATTGCTTGCCCAATTCATGCACGGCATCTACCAGCACGCCGACATTTTCGGGGTTGATATGCTGGTGAATCCCATGCCCCAGATTAAACACATGCCCAGAACCTTGCCCGTAACTCGCTAAAATATCAGCGACTTGCTGACGAATCACTTCCGGTGACGCATACAGCACACAAGGATCCATATTGCCTTGTAGCGCAACTCTGTCACCCACACGGGCGCGAGCGTCAGCAATATTAATCGTCCAATCCAGCCCCAAACCATCGCAACCCGTATCCGCCATTGGTTCGAGCCATTGCGCCCCGCCTTTGGTGAACAGGATGACAGGGACTTTGCGACCCTCATTTTCACGGGTCACGCCATCGACGATTTTCTGCATGTAACGCAGCGAGAATTCGCGGTAAGTGGCGGGTGTCAGCGAGCCGCCCCACGTATCAAAGATCATCGCGGCTTGCGCACCGGCGGCAATTTGCGCATTCAGGTAGAGGATAATGCTGTCGGCGAGTTTATCCAGCAGCAAGTGCAGGGCTTTGGGGTTGTCATACAACATGCCCTTCACCTTGGCGAATTCCTTGCTGGAACTGCCTTCCACCATGTACGTCGCAAGCGTCCACGGGCTGCCGGTGAAACCGATCAAGGGAACACGACCGTCGAGTTCGCGGCGGATGGTGCGTACCGCATTCATCACGTACTGCAATTCACCTTCAGGGTCGGGAATGCCGATCTTTTCAATATCCGCCATGCTTTGCACGGGGTTGGTGAAGCGCGGGCCTTCGCCTTCCGAAAAGTACAAGCCTAAGCCCATTGCATCGGGAACGGTGAGGATGTCGGAAAACAGGATAGCCGCATCCAGCGCGTAACGCTCTAGCGGTTGCAGGGTGACTTCGCAGGCAAGGTCAGCATTTTTGCACAAATCCATGAAGCTGCCAGCGCGGGCGCGGGTAGCACGGTATTCAGGCAAATAACGCCCGGCTTGACGCATGATCCAAATGGGCGTGGTATCGACGGGCTGTTTCAGGAGTGCGCGTAAAAAACGGTCGTTTTTAAGATCGGTCATATCGACACCCCTGAACTAAATGCGTAGAAGATTGGCGGGTATTAGCCGCCGAGACGGGCTTTGATCAGTCCGCTCACTTGCCCCATGTCGGTACGGCCTTGCGCTTTGGGTTTCAGCCAAGTCATGACTTTGCCCATATCGCGTACCGAGGTTGCGCCGGTTTCAGCCATCGCTTGTTGGATGAGGTCATCCAATTCGGCGGCGCTGAGGGGTTGCGGAAGGTATGCCTGGATAATACCCAGTTCATATTCTTCCTGCGCGACAAGATCCGTGCGGCCTGCATCGCCGTATTGGCGGATGGATTCGCGGCGCTGTTTGGTCATTTTGTCCAATACCACCAACACGGCGGTATCGTCCATTTCAATGCGCGTATCGACTTCTTGCTGCTTAATAGCTGATAGAATCAGACGAATCACACCAAGTTGCGCTTTTTCATGCGCACGCATGGCGGTTTTCATGTCTTCAGTGATTTGTGCCTTGAGGCTCATATCAGAACAAGCGCACACGGCGATTGAGGTCGCGGGAGATGCGCTTCAAATTGCGCTTCACAGCCGCAGCTCGCATACGCTTGCGTACCGAGGTCGGCTTTTCATAGAATTCACGGGCGCGAACGTCAGCTACAACGCCAGCTTTTTCACAGGTGCGCTTGAAACGGCGCAGAGCAACTTCAAAAGGCTCGGTATCACGTACTTTTACACTAGGCATACAAATCTGTCTCAAATCCACAATTGAGTAAAGCGCAAGATTATACCCGCCTGCCAGCCAAATGCAAAACATTCACGCTGTTTTATCGGTTTCTTCGACAAATTCGCCGTACAAGATCAAAGAATGGTCAGTGATGCGGAAGTTGTGTAGCTTTGCCAACTCCAGTTGACGTTGTTCAATGATCGGGTCATGGAACTCGATGACTTTGCCGGTTTTGACACACACCATGTGGTCGTGATGTTCCTCGGTCGCCAGTTCAAACACGGCTTGACCGCCTTCAAAGTGGTGGCGGTGCACCAAACCTGCGGTTTCAAATTGCGTGAGAACGCGGTACACAGTAGCCAAGCCAATTTCTTCGCCATTGCCGATGAGCGACTTGTAAATATCTTCAGCACTCAGGTGATGTTCGAGTGAACTGCTTAATAAATCAAGGATTTTAACCCGTGGCTGGGTGATCTTTAATCCGGCGCGTTTAATATCCTTCTCTTCCACTCTGCACTCTCCATCCTGAATAGTCTATTATGATGCCCATGTTTACTTTGGACGATATAAGACTAACATGATAAAGCCTATCATTTCACTTACCCTTGCTTCGGTTTTACTACTGAGCGGTTGCAGTTCCTACAAAATGGAAATTCAGCAAGGGAACTACATTACTCGCGAAGAGTTGGCATTGGTGCAACCCGGCATGAGTGCGGCACAAGTGCAAACGACGTTGGGTACGCCGCTGTTGGTGGATGATTTCCACAAAGACCGTTGGGATTATGTGTTTTACTTGAAATCACCGGATGGCACGGTGCAACGCAGCAGCGTCACGGTGTTTTTCCAGAACGGGGTGGTGCGCGATATTCGCAATGAAGTCGTGCCGGTCAACGTGAAAGCCAAGTAATGCTAATGCGTTTATAACCACTGCCGTAAATAAAAAATGTACTGCCCTTCTGATGATTTGGAAGGGCCTTGTACGATGGCAGCAAAGCGTTTGTCATCGCCGCTGGCAGCGACAAGGGCTGCGTCAGGGGTGGGATAGGCCGTGATGCAACTTGCTGGAAAGCGGTTGCGGCTGGTTTTAAATTTGGGCAGGTACACCGTCGCGTAAACGGTCTGTGATACACCTTCACCAGAGGAGTCGGGGGGAACCATGCCGCGCATTAGCTTTCACCTTTTTTCATGACTTTGCCTTCAGCCGCGCGTTGCTTGCGCACTTCTTTGGGGTCGGCAAGCAAGGGGCGGTAAATCTCAATGCGATCCCGTTCCCGCACGAGCGTGTCCAGTTTGGCGAGTTTGCCAAAAATACCGGCTTCCAATGTGTCCAGCTTCAACTCCGGGTAATGCTTCAGAATGCCGGAGGCTTGAATGCCGTCACGAATGCTACTGCCGTTCGGCACTTGCGCTTTCATGAGCAGTTGCTCATGGGGTAGGGGGTAAACCACTTCGATGTTGAGGGTATCAGGGCTTGCCATAAACTTTTTTCGCTCTTTCGACAAACGAATCAACCAGTGTATTGGCGACTTGGTTAAATACCGGGCCAACCACGAGGCTCAAAATTTTGTTGGAAAACTCGAAATCCAAATCCAGCGATACTTTGCAAGAGCCTGCTTTGAGTTCATCAAAACGCCAGCAACCGTGCAAATGTTGGAACGGGCCATCAATCAAGCGCATCTCAATGCTTTGATCGGGTTGCAAGCGGTTTAAGGTGGTGAAGCGTTTATTCACCGCGCCCTTGGCAATTTCGATGCTGGCTTTGACTTGCTCGGTGTCGCGCTGGTGCTCCACCGCCGTCCTGCACCAAGGTAGGAACTGCGGGTAGAGATTGATAGCGTCGACCAATTGGTACATTTGTGCCGGGCTGTAAGGCACCAATGCACTGCGACTAATGTGTGCCATGGTGGTGCTTACTGTGCCGCTGGAGTGGGTGCCGTTGGCGCAGATGCTGGTGCCGGTGGTGGCGCATCGGCGGGTTCAAAGATGCTGAAGTCAGCAGGTACGCTGAAATCAGCGTCGACCAAGGCTTCTTTCGCTAAACCGCTTAGTTCGCTACGTGGGCCTTCGGGCAGGGCTTGAATGCGCAAGGCCAAGCCTTCGCGGTGCAAGCTGGCGGAGCCTTCGGTCGGCGGAGTGATGCCTTGAGCTTTGGCGGATTCAATCGCAATGCTATCCATGTATTCAAACATGGTGACGAGCATTTTATGGTCAGCAGCATCCATGCTTTCAGTGCTGGCAATGCACACATCACGCGCAGGCTTGTTATTCATTTTGACAGTGGAAATGGTGCATTCCATGCCTTGAATGGTTTCTTTGCGGGCAGTTTTTTCCATGGTGATGGCTGGCGGTGGTGCTTTTATGGCGGCTTCGGTTTTTTGGATGCGCTCTTCAAGGGCTTTGCGCTGGTCTTCCGGCATGGAAACCATTTGCTTTTTCATGTCTTCTTTGAATTGATTCTGCATTTCGACCACTTTGGTCATGCGAGCGCGGATTTTATCCGGGTTGGTTTCAATGAATTGTTTGGTCTTGGTGTTGACGGTGTACAGCATTTTTTTGCTGTCATCATACAGCGAGTACACGTCACTGCCGACTTCCCCCATGCGCACTTTGTCGCCATTGATTTGAATCACGGTTTGGCGTTCTTGCGGGGCAAAGCCCGTGTCCGTGTAGGTCAATTTGGTGTCGGCGTGAGCAAGGCCGCTGATGCTAATGGACAGAGCAGTCATCAGGCAAAGTGACAGGGAATTAAGGTGCATTTTCGACTCCAGGTTTTTCTGAGCAATCAAGCAGCGCTTGAAGCTGCGCTAACGGTAAACTTTCATTGCAACGAACTGTTACACAAGGTTCATTATCCTGCAATGGTTTGTAGTGGGTTAATTGTTGCTGCAACACCGCAATGTCGGCATCAGAAGCATCCGTGCCGAGGTGTTGGCGTTGGGTGATATTGGCTTGCAATTGTGCGGGTGTGCCGCTGAAATGCAGAATTAAAAATCCCACGTGCAATTGTTGCGCTAAACGTTGGAAGCGTTGGCGTTGCGCAATATCTAGGAACGTGGCATCAACCACTACCGCGTAACCGTGCTGTAGCGCCAGAGTTGCCAGTTCCGCAAGCCGGTCATACGTGCGCGTATTCATGGCGGGGCTGTAAATAGTTTCGGCGGGTAGAACAGCGAGGCGTTTGCGTTCCACATCCGAACGTAATTGGATGTAACCCCATTGTTC
The DNA window shown above is from Candidatus Thiothrix sulfatifontis and carries:
- a CDS encoding GatB/YqeY domain-containing protein produces the protein MSLKAQITEDMKTAMRAHEKAQLGVIRLILSAIKQQEVDTRIEMDDTAVLVVLDKMTKQRRESIRQYGDAGRTDLVAQEEYELGIIQAYLPQPLSAAELDDLIQQAMAETGATSVRDMGKVMTWLKPKAQGRTDMGQVSGLIKARLGG
- a CDS encoding outer membrane protein assembly factor BamE; the protein is MIKPIISLTLASVLLLSGCSSYKMEIQQGNYITREELALVQPGMSAAQVQTTLGTPLLVDDFHKDRWDYVFYLKSPDGTVQRSSVTVFFQNGVVRDIRNEVVPVNVKAK
- the fur gene encoding ferric iron uptake transcriptional regulator, yielding MEEKDIKRAGLKITQPRVKILDLLSSSLEHHLSAEDIYKSLIGNGEEIGLATVYRVLTQFETAGLVHRHHFEGGQAVFELATEEHHDHMVCVKTGKVIEFHDPIIEQRQLELAKLHNFRITDHSLILYGEFVEETDKTA
- a CDS encoding type II toxin-antitoxin system RatA family toxin — its product is MAHISRSALVPYSPAQMYQLVDAINLYPQFLPWCRTAVEHQRDTEQVKASIEIAKGAVNKRFTTLNRLQPDQSIEMRLIDGPFQHLHGCWRFDELKAGSCKVSLDLDFEFSNKILSLVVGPVFNQVANTLVDSFVERAKKVYGKP
- the rpsU gene encoding 30S ribosomal protein S21 — protein: MPSVKVRDTEPFEVALRRFKRTCEKAGVVADVRAREFYEKPTSVRKRMRAAAVKRNLKRISRDLNRRVRLF
- a CDS encoding O-succinylhomoserine sulfhydrylase, coding for MNHTEWEFETLAVRAGHVRTNEGEHSEAIFPTSSFVFSSASEAAARFNGTEPGNIYARFTNPTVRYFQERLAALEGGESCVATASGMSAILAVMLGLLKAGDHVVCSRAVFGTTTLLLQNIIGKFGVAFSFVELTDMAAWEAALQPNTRLLFVETPANPLTEIVDIRELADLAHRHGSLLVVDNCFCTPALQRPLALGADIVVHSATKYLDGQGRALGGAVVGDKERVGKDVYGVLRNGGMTMSPFNAWIFLKGLETLSLRMKAHCENAMQLAQWLEAHPAIERVHYPGLVSHPQHALAQQQQSGFGGIVSFIVKGGQAAAWQVVDATQMLSITANLGDAKTTITHPATTTHGRLTPEQKAHAGIAAGLLRVSVGLESVRDIQRDLAQGLDAL
- the purF gene encoding amidophosphoribosyltransferase gives rise to the protein MCGIIGIIGHEPVNQAIYDGLTVLQHRGQDAAGIVTSDGRKLYLRRDNGLVKDVFNERHMAMLQGKMGIGHVRYPTAGSSSSAEAQPFYVNSPYGISLAHNGNLTNAHVLKKELYRQDRRQINTESDSEILLNVFAQELLSQDALRVMPEDIFAAVAGVHRRCKGAYAVVAMLTRDGLVGFRDPNGIRPLVYGMRETPLGKEFMLASESVALDVQGYRLVRDIEPGEAIFIRPDGQVFTRQCAQNPSYNTCIFEYVYFARPDSIIDNVFVHKARMRMGRKMAEQVMREWPDNDIDVIIPIPDTSRTSALEMAYTLGVPYREGFIKNRYIGRTFIMPGQAQRKKSVRQKLNSLALEFKGKNVMLVDDSIVRGTTSQEIVQMARDAGARKVYFASASPPIKFPNIYGIDMPAAKELIAHGRTEEEVARAIGVDRLVYLSLEDLIAAVSKGNPRLKAFDCSVFTGHYATGENGDYFAELEALRNDEQQTKREKNMAAIDICNSD
- a CDS encoding L,D-transpeptidase yields the protein MAESEVTPLSLPPPLPAPAAAVVTPAGDERFTALLTKLAQDFPGYSTARVLVVDATAQTLILVENGQAVNEWVISTATSGLGSAKGSQQTPLGVHRVAQKLGDGAPLGAIFKARQNTGRIAQILTGADERSTADNVTTRILWLDGLEPGVNKGGEVDSYERYIYIHGTDEEGRLGNPASHGCIRMRNADVIDLFNRVNEDTLVVITQKREG
- the hemE gene encoding uroporphyrinogen decarboxylase — translated: MTDLKNDRFLRALLKQPVDTTPIWIMRQAGRYLPEYRATRARAGSFMDLCKNADLACEVTLQPLERYALDAAILFSDILTVPDAMGLGLYFSEGEGPRFTNPVQSMADIEKIGIPDPEGELQYVMNAVRTIRRELDGRVPLIGFTGSPWTLATYMVEGSSSKEFAKVKGMLYDNPKALHLLLDKLADSIILYLNAQIAAGAQAAMIFDTWGGSLTPATYREFSLRYMQKIVDGVTRENEGRKVPVILFTKGGAQWLEPMADTGCDGLGLDWTINIADARARVGDRVALQGNMDPCVLYASPEVIRQQVADILASYGQGSGHVFNLGHGIHQHINPENVGVLVDAVHELGKQYHTAA
- a CDS encoding RnfH family protein, with the protein product MASPDTLNIEVVYPLPHEQLLMKAQVPNGSSIRDGIQASGILKHYPELKLDTLEAGIFGKLAKLDTLVRERDRIEIYRPLLADPKEVRKQRAAEGKVMKKGES